The Rhodocytophaga rosea genome has a segment encoding these proteins:
- a CDS encoding 1,9-bis(guanidino)-5-aza-nonane synthase, protein MNKNQNSRKQELLQSTIQHIDIKQHNVVPMIDAMGSMAFQARNLSRGAQIFNKMQEDKECAVFLTLAGSLISAGLKGVIVDLIKNNMVDAIVSTGANIVDQDFFEALGFKHYVGTQYGIDDQELRELMIDRIYDTFIDEEDLRICDATIGEICESLEKRPYSSREFIREMGRYLAENDKYADYREDSIVYQCYKKGVPIFVPAFSDCSAGFGLVHHQWHNPDSHVSIDSAKDFLEITKVKLANPESGIFMIGGGVPKNFVQDIVVACDILDKEAPMHKYAVQITVADERDGALSGSTLKEACSWGKVDTVYEQMVWAEATIAMPLIAGYAYHKKSYEGRPERNFNKILDKKKLQHA, encoded by the coding sequence ATGAACAAAAACCAGAATTCAAGAAAACAAGAGCTATTGCAAAGTACCATTCAGCACATTGACATTAAACAACACAATGTCGTGCCGATGATCGATGCAATGGGCAGTATGGCTTTTCAGGCACGCAATTTATCCAGAGGCGCTCAAATTTTCAATAAGATGCAGGAGGATAAAGAATGCGCTGTATTCCTGACACTGGCTGGTTCGCTGATCTCGGCCGGCTTAAAAGGAGTAATAGTTGATTTAATAAAAAATAACATGGTAGATGCTATTGTTTCTACCGGAGCCAACATTGTAGACCAGGATTTCTTTGAAGCCTTAGGGTTCAAACACTACGTAGGAACTCAATATGGTATTGATGACCAGGAATTACGTGAACTGATGATCGACCGTATTTACGATACATTCATTGATGAAGAAGACCTGCGTATCTGTGATGCTACCATTGGTGAAATCTGCGAAAGTTTAGAAAAACGCCCTTATTCTTCCCGTGAATTCATCCGTGAAATGGGTAGATACCTGGCTGAGAATGACAAGTATGCCGATTACCGCGAAGATTCAATTGTATACCAGTGCTATAAAAAAGGAGTGCCGATATTTGTGCCTGCCTTCTCCGACTGTTCTGCTGGTTTTGGCTTGGTGCATCACCAGTGGCATAATCCCGATAGCCATGTATCTATCGATTCTGCCAAAGATTTCCTGGAAATCACCAAAGTAAAATTAGCGAACCCTGAATCTGGCATATTTATGATCGGTGGGGGTGTTCCTAAAAACTTCGTTCAGGACATTGTAGTGGCTTGCGATATTTTAGATAAGGAAGCGCCTATGCACAAATATGCTGTTCAGATCACAGTGGCCGATGAAAGAGATGGTGCTTTATCTGGTTCTACCTTGAAAGAAGCTTGTTCCTGGGGAAAGGTAGATACGGTATATGAGCAAATGGTATGGGCAGAAGCTACGATTGCTATGCCGCTGATTGCCGGATATGCGTATCACAAAAAATCATATGAAGGCCGTCCAGAGCGTAATTTTAATAAGATATTAGACAAGAAGAAGTTACAGCACGCTTAA
- a CDS encoding ABC1 kinase family protein, translating into MKSQNSIPATKVERATKFVKTGFKVGGNYIKHYTKRMFDADLTKEDLHEDNAHDIYESLSELKGSALKVAQMMSMDKNLLPKAYSEKFTMAQYSAPPLSGPLVIKTFQKYFGKTPQQLFDSFNMEAANAASIGQVHEAYLQGKKLAVKVQYPGVANSIQSDLKMVKPFAVRLMNLNEKDVDKYMEEVESKLLEETDYTLELRRSVELSEACSHIANIDFATYLPEYSCERILTMTWLEGKHLKDFLQTNPSQKVRNTIGQALWDFYDYQIHTLKTVHADPHPGNFLMRENGTMGIIDFGCVKEIPEDYYQNYFVLINPAILGDETKTREIFNNLEFINEYDTPEQLRFFSELFKTMIVLLGKPFHSDTFDFGDNAYFDSIFEYGEKLSKLKELRESKKARGSRHALYINRTYYGLYAMLHELKAEVRTTRPEWLLATK; encoded by the coding sequence ATGAAAAGTCAGAACAGTATTCCTGCTACCAAGGTAGAACGGGCCACCAAGTTTGTGAAAACCGGCTTCAAGGTAGGCGGCAATTATATAAAGCATTATACCAAACGTATGTTCGATGCAGACCTTACCAAAGAAGACCTGCATGAAGACAATGCCCATGATATTTATGAGTCATTGAGTGAACTGAAAGGCAGCGCCCTGAAAGTAGCCCAGATGATGAGCATGGATAAAAACCTGCTTCCCAAAGCATATTCTGAAAAGTTTACCATGGCTCAGTACAGTGCTCCACCCCTCTCCGGACCTTTGGTGATTAAAACCTTTCAAAAGTATTTCGGCAAAACGCCCCAGCAATTATTTGATTCTTTCAATATGGAAGCGGCTAATGCGGCCTCTATTGGCCAGGTACATGAGGCTTATTTGCAAGGAAAAAAGCTTGCGGTAAAAGTGCAATATCCTGGTGTAGCCAACAGCATCCAGTCTGATTTGAAAATGGTAAAGCCTTTTGCCGTCAGGCTCATGAACCTGAATGAGAAAGACGTAGATAAGTATATGGAAGAAGTGGAAAGCAAACTGCTGGAAGAAACCGATTATACCCTGGAACTTCGCCGCTCTGTAGAACTTTCTGAAGCTTGCAGCCATATTGCCAACATTGACTTTGCCACGTATCTGCCAGAATATTCCTGTGAACGCATTCTTACCATGACCTGGCTGGAAGGCAAACATTTAAAAGACTTTCTGCAAACTAATCCATCTCAGAAAGTACGAAATACGATTGGCCAGGCCTTGTGGGATTTTTACGATTACCAGATCCACACCTTGAAAACCGTACATGCCGATCCACATCCGGGTAATTTCCTGATGCGGGAGAATGGTACAATGGGAATTATTGATTTTGGCTGTGTGAAAGAAATTCCGGAAGATTATTACCAGAACTATTTTGTTTTGATTAATCCAGCTATTCTGGGTGATGAGACAAAAACCAGAGAAATTTTCAATAACCTGGAATTTATCAATGAGTATGATACTCCGGAACAACTCCGTTTTTTCAGTGAGCTGTTCAAAACGATGATTGTATTGCTGGGCAAACCCTTCCATTCCGATACCTTCGACTTTGGCGACAATGCCTATTTCGATTCTATCTTCGAATACGGTGAAAAACTTTCCAAATTAAAAGAATTGCGTGAGTCTAAAAAAGCCCGTGGTTCCAGGCATGCCTTGTATATCAACCGCACCTATTATGGATTATATGCGATGCTACACGAACTAAAGGCAGAAGTACGCACTACCCGGCCAGAATGGCTGCTGGCAACTAAATAG
- a CDS encoding TetR/AcrR family transcriptional regulator produces the protein MENKEHIQQHYIEYVLEHGRQPVSVFAFAKHLGISEQEFYQHFNSFEGLEQEVWRELFETTRVKVESQEVYMQYSVREKLLSFYYSWIEVLKNNRSFVVYTANKYPGRRFHTASTELYTFRNAFKEFAGELIREGRTTDEIIDRPYLSNRYADGFWMQALFVLNFWIKDQSKNFEQTDVAIEKAVNTSFDLLGRTPLDSIFDFAKFLYQSKN, from the coding sequence ATGGAAAACAAAGAACACATTCAGCAACACTATATAGAATATGTATTGGAACATGGCCGCCAGCCAGTTTCCGTTTTTGCCTTTGCCAAACATCTGGGCATCAGCGAACAAGAGTTTTATCAGCATTTTAATTCCTTTGAAGGCTTGGAGCAGGAAGTGTGGAGAGAACTATTTGAAACCACCCGGGTTAAAGTAGAAAGTCAGGAAGTATACATGCAGTATTCTGTCCGGGAAAAGCTGCTTTCCTTTTATTACTCCTGGATTGAAGTATTGAAAAACAACCGCAGTTTTGTGGTATACACCGCCAACAAATATCCAGGCCGCCGTTTTCACACAGCCTCAACAGAACTATACACGTTCCGGAATGCTTTCAAAGAATTTGCTGGTGAATTGATCCGTGAAGGCAGAACTACCGATGAAATCATAGACCGCCCTTATTTGAGCAACCGTTATGCAGATGGTTTCTGGATGCAGGCACTGTTTGTACTTAACTTCTGGATTAAGGATCAGAGTAAAAACTTTGAACAAACGGATGTAGCCATTGAAAAAGCAGTGAACACCTCATTTGACTTATTAGGCCGTACGCCCCTAGATTCCATTTTTGATTTCGCCAAATTCCTCTATCAAAGCAAAAACTGA
- a CDS encoding RMD1 family protein, giving the protein MLRVEAFLIAEQINVKKFRAEFTGNPFSASAFEAFYAQENNKFLYVLNYGVVGFVGYGDVEKSDFIKFLKSYCEKPVEGDFKEDLLVDVNPQAKLTFNYNSLVVPALNENVVRIIILNIAQSVAMDFYEKLGQEALDSTRKFTDELEKYGRIRISKTNLMKYIGKTLNVKNSIFDNLYVFNSPDLVWENELLSKLDHGLRDMFDINMRFRELDYELKIVQDNLSLFTDQLQHRESNRLEWIVILLILLEVIDTIVNRVF; this is encoded by the coding sequence ATGCTACGGGTAGAAGCGTTCTTGATTGCCGAACAAATCAATGTAAAGAAATTCAGGGCCGAGTTTACAGGTAATCCATTTTCAGCCAGTGCCTTTGAAGCGTTTTATGCACAGGAGAACAATAAATTTCTGTATGTGCTCAATTATGGCGTGGTAGGCTTTGTTGGGTATGGAGATGTGGAAAAAAGCGATTTTATCAAATTCCTGAAAAGTTATTGTGAAAAACCAGTAGAAGGAGATTTCAAAGAAGATTTACTTGTTGACGTAAATCCTCAGGCTAAACTCACTTTTAACTATAACTCCCTGGTCGTCCCGGCCTTAAATGAAAATGTGGTCCGGATTATCATTCTCAATATTGCCCAGTCGGTAGCCATGGATTTTTATGAGAAACTCGGACAGGAAGCCTTAGACAGTACCAGAAAATTCACCGATGAACTGGAAAAATACGGACGAATCCGTATTTCTAAAACCAACCTGATGAAATACATCGGTAAAACGCTCAATGTTAAAAACAGCATTTTCGATAATTTATATGTTTTCAACTCGCCTGACCTCGTCTGGGAGAATGAATTGCTGTCTAAACTGGATCATGGCCTTAGAGATATGTTCGACATCAATATGCGGTTCCGGGAACTGGATTATGAACTCAAAATCGTGCAGGATAATCTTTCACTTTTCACCGACCAGTTGCAACACCGTGAAAGCAACCGCCTTGAATGGATTGTGATTCTTTTGATTTTGCTGGAAGTAATTGATACAATTGTTAACCGGGTGTTTTAG
- the rnpA gene encoding ribonuclease P protein component: protein MEDLTKPASSQKLPKHERLNSKKIIEELFQKGSSAFLYPFRIHYLPASQTEPVSYPQVLFSVSKRNFKRAVDRNLLKRRMKEAYRKNKSTLMTAQPEGQRLAYIAIVYIAKEKISFEIIEKKLIVAWRRLVNNQNSV from the coding sequence ATGGAAGACCTTACAAAGCCAGCTTCCAGTCAAAAACTACCCAAACACGAAAGGCTGAACAGCAAAAAAATCATTGAGGAACTTTTCCAAAAAGGTTCCTCTGCTTTTTTATATCCTTTCCGTATTCATTATCTGCCTGCTTCTCAAACAGAGCCTGTTTCCTATCCACAGGTACTTTTTTCTGTATCCAAACGGAATTTTAAAAGAGCCGTAGACCGCAACTTACTTAAACGTAGGATGAAGGAGGCTTACCGGAAAAACAAATCTACATTGATGACAGCCCAGCCGGAAGGGCAACGGCTTGCCTATATAGCTATTGTGTATATAGCCAAAGAAAAAATCTCTTTTGAGATCATTGAGAAAAAACTAATAGTAGCATGGCGTCGTTTAGTAAACAACCAGAACTCTGTTTGA
- a CDS encoding S41 family peptidase, whose amino-acid sequence MNTKRVRIAVLSLMLAAVFSFFAFNNPGERYFEITRNLDIFATLFKEVNMYYVDEVNPNKVIKTGIDAMLNSLDPYTDYIPEDEIEDYRTMTTGQYGGVGALIGSRGGRTLVLMPHENSPATKAGLRISDEIIKIDGIDIKNKSYYDVNKLLRGQANTTVKLTIMRYGQKTPIEVPITRENIKIDNVPYYGMVNDEVGYIHLSDFTTGAAREVKNAVVELKGKGAKKLILDLRDNPGGLLSEAVNISNIFVPKDAEIVSTKGKVTDWNKTYTALNPPIDTDMPMAVLTSSRSASAAEIVSGVIQDYDRGVLVGRKTYGKGLVQATRPLSYNSQLKVTTAKYYIPSGRCIQAIDYSHRNDDGSVGKIPDSLRVAFKTKNGRIVYDGGGITPDVPVEKPNYASITNSLENKNLIFDYANKYFAEHEKIASANSFNITEDEYQAFVKWLTDKEYDYTTQVEKTLEDLVDHAKKEKYYEDIQEQVKSLKSRISHNKESDLQKFKPEIKELLEQEIASRYYLQKGMVEAAFDDDADVQSALKVLKDSEQYNRLLKGK is encoded by the coding sequence ATGAATACCAAGCGTGTACGAATTGCTGTTCTCAGCCTGATGCTTGCGGCTGTGTTCAGCTTTTTTGCTTTCAACAACCCTGGCGAGCGTTACTTCGAAATCACCCGCAACCTCGATATTTTCGCTACCCTTTTTAAAGAAGTGAACATGTATTATGTGGATGAGGTGAATCCTAATAAAGTGATTAAAACCGGCATAGATGCGATGCTGAATTCTCTCGATCCTTACACTGATTATATTCCCGAAGACGAAATTGAAGATTACCGCACTATGACTACCGGCCAGTATGGAGGCGTAGGCGCTTTAATTGGCAGCCGGGGCGGGCGTACATTGGTATTGATGCCGCATGAAAATTCTCCCGCTACCAAAGCAGGGCTTCGCATCAGCGATGAAATTATTAAGATAGATGGCATTGATATTAAAAATAAATCCTATTACGACGTAAATAAACTGCTGAGAGGACAAGCCAATACGACGGTTAAACTGACCATTATGCGCTATGGACAGAAAACACCTATTGAAGTTCCGATCACACGTGAAAACATTAAGATTGACAATGTGCCTTATTATGGGATGGTCAATGATGAGGTGGGCTATATTCATTTATCCGATTTTACCACCGGTGCCGCCAGAGAAGTGAAAAATGCTGTGGTAGAACTGAAAGGAAAAGGCGCTAAAAAACTGATTCTGGATTTAAGAGATAATCCGGGAGGATTGCTGAGTGAAGCTGTAAACATTTCTAATATTTTCGTGCCCAAAGATGCTGAAATTGTAAGCACCAAAGGCAAAGTAACTGACTGGAATAAAACCTATACAGCGCTAAATCCACCTATTGATACCGATATGCCTATGGCTGTGCTCACCAGCAGCCGCAGTGCTTCTGCTGCAGAAATTGTATCTGGTGTTATTCAGGATTATGACCGGGGTGTACTGGTTGGCCGGAAAACTTATGGAAAAGGTTTAGTACAAGCTACCCGGCCCCTTTCCTATAATTCTCAGCTGAAAGTAACTACTGCCAAGTATTATATTCCCAGCGGCCGTTGTATTCAGGCAATTGATTATAGCCATCGCAATGACGATGGTAGCGTAGGTAAAATTCCGGATTCTCTACGGGTTGCCTTTAAGACAAAGAATGGAAGGATAGTATATGATGGGGGTGGCATTACGCCAGATGTACCGGTTGAGAAGCCCAATTATGCTTCTATCACCAATAGTCTGGAAAACAAAAATCTCATTTTTGATTATGCCAATAAATATTTCGCAGAACACGAAAAAATCGCATCAGCCAATTCTTTCAACATAACAGAAGATGAATATCAGGCTTTTGTAAAGTGGTTAACCGATAAGGAATACGATTATACTACGCAGGTTGAAAAAACCCTGGAAGACCTGGTAGATCATGCAAAAAAAGAGAAGTATTACGAAGATATTCAGGAGCAGGTAAAATCTTTAAAATCCAGAATCTCTCACAATAAGGAATCAGACTTACAAAAATTCAAACCTGAAATTAAAGAATTGCTGGAACAGGAAATAGCCTCCAGATACTATCTCCAGAAGGGCATGGTAGAAGCTGCCTTCGATGATGATGCCGATGTTCAATCAGCGCTGAAAGTGCTAAAAGACTCAGAACAATACAACAGGTTACTCAAAGGCAAGTAG
- a CDS encoding sulfite exporter TauE/SafE family protein: protein MYQSFFVSFAATMVYYFFLFISGLIGGFLGGLLGIGGGIIYIVVIPVALSGIGVPRDEIVQYTIANSVFASFFSSLSANIILVKNHVFYIREILIMGCVGIVTSLLLLQYVVNTSWYSKDTFNLVIVVLLLYMLLKTILNASNGKDEKTKEDSRFDLKLGLAGLAGGAVSALSGLGGGVVIIPILHTIFNMDIRKANAISLGVIGITSFMMTIFSMFENVKSPTALYHTGYIIFPVALSLAAGVVIASPFGVKASKVMSAQMLGYLFSFFLALVIIRKIIELAAYSS from the coding sequence TTGTATCAGTCCTTTTTTGTTAGTTTTGCAGCTACAATGGTATATTACTTCTTCTTATTTATTTCAGGGCTGATCGGAGGATTTCTGGGCGGTCTGCTGGGTATTGGAGGAGGTATCATCTATATTGTGGTTATTCCAGTGGCCCTCTCAGGTATAGGTGTTCCCAGGGATGAAATTGTGCAGTACACCATTGCTAATTCAGTGTTTGCTTCTTTTTTTTCATCTCTCTCTGCCAACATTATTCTGGTTAAAAACCATGTATTCTATATCCGGGAAATACTCATTATGGGATGTGTAGGCATAGTAACTTCCCTGTTGCTTCTTCAATATGTGGTAAACACCAGCTGGTACTCTAAAGACACATTCAATCTGGTAATTGTGGTACTGCTATTATATATGCTGCTAAAAACCATATTAAATGCTTCCAACGGGAAAGATGAAAAGACAAAAGAGGATTCCAGGTTTGACCTGAAACTGGGTTTGGCAGGATTAGCAGGAGGTGCTGTTTCGGCTTTATCAGGTTTAGGAGGCGGGGTTGTTATCATACCTATTCTGCACACCATTTTTAATATGGACATCCGCAAAGCCAATGCTATTTCTCTAGGCGTTATCGGAATTACTTCCTTTATGATGACTATTTTCAGTATGTTTGAAAATGTAAAAAGCCCTACTGCCCTTTATCATACGGGATATATTATTTTTCCGGTAGCTTTATCACTTGCAGCAGGCGTAGTAATTGCTTCACCTTTTGGCGTAAAAGCCTCAAAAGTAATGTCTGCTCAGATGCTGGGGTATTTGTTTTCCTTTTTTCTGGCGCTGGTCATTATCCGGAAGATCATAGAACTGGCAGCCTACTCAAGTTAA
- a CDS encoding hemolysin family protein — protein sequence MITLQILSVILSLLFLVLLAGIELSFTFSNKPHLEILRRKGVYSGEMLPAFFKNPAGFISTILTGTTLGLVLYTLSITSVLDVWLRNLIIVLPPEINHELIVLLLQISIALFIVIIVVEILPKSLFLINPEKFALFFSLPMRAIYFVVYPLAMFVTAVSKFVLVKIFRLSNEQIQPAFGLTDLDHHINSPLVEEIKQPETEIDTKIFTNALNFKTKRVRECMIPRTEITAVEIGDGIEKLRNTFVKSGHSKILVYRETIDDIVGYCHALELFKKPKDITQIVTPIIIVAETTLVHELLFKFTSERKSLALVVDEFGGTSGLISLEDVMEQIFGEIQDEYDQSEDWVEQKIDNQTYLLSARHEVDYLNEKYGWELPEGDYETLGGLIIAINKDIPSVNDIIEVAPYTFTIIAMQDARIDTVQLAIAPLSNEPDKLKRTPELT from the coding sequence ATGATCACGCTTCAGATTCTCAGTGTTATTTTATCACTCCTGTTTCTAGTGTTGCTTGCAGGCATTGAGTTATCCTTTACTTTTTCCAATAAACCCCACCTGGAAATATTACGGCGGAAAGGCGTATACTCCGGAGAAATGCTGCCAGCTTTTTTCAAAAACCCGGCTGGTTTTATTAGTACCATTCTCACTGGCACCACCTTAGGTTTGGTATTGTATACGTTAAGTATAACCAGTGTACTGGATGTATGGCTTAGAAATCTGATAATAGTGCTGCCTCCGGAAATTAACCATGAGCTTATTGTCCTGCTTCTACAAATCAGCATTGCCCTCTTCATTGTTATTATAGTGGTAGAGATTTTACCAAAAAGCCTGTTTTTAATTAATCCTGAAAAGTTTGCCTTGTTTTTTTCTCTGCCCATGCGGGCTATCTATTTTGTAGTATATCCACTGGCAATGTTTGTAACAGCTGTTTCCAAATTTGTTTTGGTTAAAATATTCCGATTATCCAATGAACAGATTCAACCAGCGTTCGGCTTAACAGACCTGGATCATCATATCAATAGCCCATTGGTTGAAGAAATTAAACAGCCTGAAACGGAAATAGATACAAAAATATTTACCAATGCCCTTAATTTTAAAACCAAACGGGTCCGGGAATGTATGATTCCCCGCACAGAGATAACCGCCGTTGAAATAGGAGATGGAATAGAGAAACTCAGGAATACATTTGTAAAAAGCGGCCATTCAAAAATTCTGGTGTACCGCGAAACTATTGATGACATTGTAGGGTATTGCCATGCTCTGGAACTTTTTAAGAAACCTAAAGATATTACCCAGATTGTAACGCCCATTATTATTGTAGCAGAAACTACGCTTGTACATGAATTGCTTTTCAAATTTACCAGTGAACGGAAAAGTCTTGCCCTGGTTGTAGATGAATTTGGAGGTACCTCTGGCCTGATTAGTCTGGAAGACGTAATGGAACAGATTTTTGGTGAAATACAGGACGAATATGACCAGAGTGAGGATTGGGTAGAGCAGAAAATAGATAACCAGACCTATTTATTAAGTGCTCGTCATGAAGTAGATTATCTGAATGAAAAGTATGGATGGGAATTGCCTGAAGGGGATTATGAAACGTTAGGAGGTCTTATTATTGCCATTAACAAAGATATTCCAAGTGTAAATGATATAATTGAAGTAGCGCCTTATACTTTTACAATTATTGCTATGCAGGATGCCCGGATTGATACCGTGCAACTTGCCATTGCCCCTCTATCCAACGAACCAGATAAACTCAAAAGAACCCCGGAATTAACTTGA
- the lptC gene encoding LPS export ABC transporter periplasmic protein LptC, which yields MLLLACKGDDKDLQAIKPYTGPKLVSENIRHTYTDSAKIKMYMAAPREEIMDNGDKIWPKGVYIEFYNENQIRTTTLRANSGVFYQEKNQYTVTGNVVIIDSVKTQKMNTEELHWTPKTQKIFTDKFVVIQTKSDTLKGQGLEANQDFSRWKILKPTGTLPLSQQ from the coding sequence ATGCTACTTCTGGCATGTAAAGGTGATGACAAAGATTTACAGGCTATAAAACCTTACACTGGGCCAAAACTAGTTTCTGAAAATATCAGACATACCTATACTGACTCAGCTAAAATTAAGATGTATATGGCAGCCCCTAGGGAAGAAATTATGGATAACGGAGATAAAATTTGGCCTAAAGGTGTATATATAGAATTTTATAATGAAAATCAAATCCGCACTACTACCCTTCGGGCTAATTCTGGTGTATTTTATCAGGAGAAAAACCAATATACGGTAACCGGGAATGTAGTAATTATAGACTCTGTGAAGACGCAAAAGATGAATACGGAAGAATTACACTGGACGCCCAAAACACAAAAAATATTTACTGATAAATTTGTAGTGATACAAACCAAATCTGATACTTTAAAAGGACAGGGATTGGAAGCAAACCAGGATTTTAGCCGCTGGAAAATACTGAAGCCTACCGGAACCTTGCCTCTCTCACAGCAATGA
- a CDS encoding tetratricopeptide repeat protein, translated as MMIMRAHVMLTLALLLGFSGLIKAQAPNWGSQAAEAQEKYALFSDNVKLKDFKSAAVPLSWLLKNAPELGKDLYVKGRQTYEGLVDQTKDPKQLVVYQDSALAMYDLQAKYFKEEAEVLNRKGLKAYPYLSSRPNSVDQLFPLYEKIVALNKEATYSPNIQYYMDLICKKKSAGTFTDEQVLAKFDEISSIIDKNSSGADASKQQNWAQARTYVDQMLQSCVKIDCNFVKNQLGPKFKQNPTDVAMAKKIFGLMATGKCTEDPLFLEAGEAMVKAEPSYGVYRVLAKIQESGKNYDKASAYYEESIKYASSPSEKAESYIEIAQVHDRKGANQSARNYYLKAAESGKTAAYTAIGNLYLSSHKECTDSNPVKAKLWAIAAYEMYQKAGDKANMAKARQYFPTAEEIFTHGMTEQIGKQMSTGCWINETVTLQKK; from the coding sequence ATGATGATTATGAGAGCACATGTAATGTTAACCTTAGCCTTATTATTGGGTTTTTCCGGTCTGATAAAAGCTCAAGCTCCTAATTGGGGTTCTCAAGCTGCTGAAGCTCAGGAAAAATACGCCCTGTTTTCAGATAATGTAAAGCTTAAAGACTTTAAATCTGCCGCTGTACCTCTATCATGGTTGCTGAAAAATGCGCCTGAATTGGGCAAGGATTTATATGTAAAAGGAAGACAAACTTATGAAGGCTTAGTAGACCAGACCAAAGATCCTAAGCAACTGGTTGTATATCAGGATTCTGCACTAGCAATGTATGACTTACAAGCAAAATATTTTAAGGAAGAAGCAGAAGTTTTAAATAGAAAGGGTCTAAAAGCTTATCCATATCTATCAAGCCGTCCTAATTCTGTAGATCAGTTATTTCCGCTGTATGAGAAGATAGTGGCTTTAAATAAAGAAGCTACATATAGTCCGAACATACAGTATTACATGGATTTGATCTGCAAGAAAAAATCAGCAGGTACTTTTACAGATGAGCAGGTATTAGCTAAGTTTGACGAGATCAGCTCTATTATTGATAAAAACTCAAGTGGTGCTGATGCCAGCAAACAGCAAAACTGGGCACAGGCTCGTACATATGTAGACCAGATGTTACAATCTTGTGTAAAAATTGATTGTAACTTCGTTAAGAATCAGTTAGGTCCTAAGTTCAAGCAAAACCCTACTGATGTAGCAATGGCTAAGAAAATATTTGGCCTGATGGCAACCGGAAAATGTACAGAAGATCCATTGTTCCTGGAAGCCGGTGAAGCCATGGTGAAAGCAGAACCAAGCTATGGTGTATACCGGGTATTAGCCAAAATTCAGGAATCAGGCAAAAATTATGACAAGGCCTCTGCCTATTATGAAGAATCTATCAAGTATGCAAGCAGCCCTTCTGAAAAAGCGGAGTCCTATATTGAAATTGCCCAGGTACATGACCGTAAAGGAGCTAATCAATCTGCCCGTAATTATTACCTGAAAGCGGCTGAAAGCGGAAAAACTGCTGCCTATACAGCCATTGGTAACTTATATCTGAGTAGCCATAAAGAATGTACTGATTCAAATCCAGTAAAAGCTAAATTGTGGGCCATTGCTGCATATGAAATGTACCAGAAAGCTGGTGATAAAGCGAACATGGCCAAAGCCAGACAATATTTCCCAACAGCCGAAGAAATATTCACCCATGGAATGACAGAACAGATCGGCAAGCAAATGAGTACCGGCTGCTGGATCAATGAAACTGTTACCTTGCAAAAGAAATAA